Part of the Thermogemmatispora onikobensis genome, GCTGGTGCAACATAGCGTGGAGGCCATTCTGCGGTCGCAGGCCCGCCCCCTGGTGATCGTTCTGGGTCATCGGGCCGAGGAGGTGCGGGCGGCCCTGGGCGACTATGCAGCTCATCCGGCAATCGAGCTGGTCGTCAATCCCGCCTATGCACAGGGGATGAGTACTTCGCTGCGCTGTGGCCTGCAGGCCCTGCAGGCTCGCACTGCCCGTCTAGGAGAGCCTGCACCCGCCGGCGCCCTGATCTTTCTCGGTGATCAGCCCTTCGTCTCTGCTGCGCTGATTGATCGGCTGATCGCTCACTGGCGTAGCGCTGGCCGCCGCATCGTGGCTCCCAGTGCTGGGGGTCGACGTGGCAATCCTGTGCTCTTTGCCTCAGATCTCTTCTCGGAGTTGGAGCAGGTCGCAGGCGATGAGGGCGGGCGCCGCGTGCTTGAGCGCCACCGTGCTGAGTTAGCTCTCGTCGAGGTAGAGGAGGCGCTGGCGTTCCATGATGTCGATACCTGGGAGAGCTATCAGACGGCCTTACACGCTCAGTCAGGTGAGGGAGAGGAGCACGCTCCTCAACCCTAAGCGCCGGGAGCTGTGGTCAGTTCCAGGAAGCATGTGAACGAGGAGGGAGGGAGGGAGCAGATGCGCAAGGAGCCAGACGAGCACACACAGTCCCAGGATTCAGCCCAGGAGCAGGCGGCTTTCTGGCTGAACTATGCGCGCGAGCTGTGGGGAGCGATTCGCTATCCCGAGGCGCTCGCTGCCGTCGAGCGGGCCTTAGCCCTGGCCCCCGCTGATCCCGCCGCCTGGTACCTGCGCGGTGCCTGTCTCTGCCTGCTGGCCCGCCATGAGGAGGCCCTGGCGTCCTTTGAGGAGGCCCTGAGTCGGGATAGATGCTATGT contains:
- the mocA gene encoding molybdenum cofactor cytidylyltransferase, translated to MSGEPGCAAILLAAGTSSRMGAGRHKLLLPLAGRPLVQHSVEAILRSQARPLVIVLGHRAEEVRAALGDYAAHPAIELVVNPAYAQGMSTSLRCGLQALQARTARLGEPAPAGALIFLGDQPFVSAALIDRLIAHWRSAGRRIVAPSAGGRRGNPVLFASDLFSELEQVAGDEGGRRVLERHRAELALVEVEEALAFHDVDTWESYQTALHAQSGEGEEHAPQP
- a CDS encoding tetratricopeptide repeat protein; the encoded protein is MRKEPDEHTQSQDSAQEQAAFWLNYARELWGAIRYPEALAAVERALALAPADPAAWYLRGACLCLLARHEEALASFEEALSRDRCYVPAWDGKAWALGVLGKRAEALAAVEEALRLDPDYLQARLRKARLEATAGGETE